From Heteronotia binoei isolate CCM8104 ecotype False Entrance Well chromosome 3, APGP_CSIRO_Hbin_v1, whole genome shotgun sequence, a single genomic window includes:
- the LOC132568924 gene encoding P2Y purinoceptor 8-like: protein MSHPQNLTLSWSSRRYAELSAITPKGNVTNTTIEMLQSSMLQITLPILFSIIFSISIPLNCASLWFLWWYSRPWTPIIVFSINLTIADLLYSMLLPFQIIYHLKKNNWLFGDALCRVITVLFYGNMHCSMLTMMSISIERYLGIVHPLHYKVMRPIRTSLLTCIVIWALVLLPLIPLMKHNLTIHVQQLSIITCFDVLPQKMFEGTNHFIAYFGSNTFFFFFLPLIVMGFCYISIILTLLHSSSTQLTETKRHTVYLIIVLLVVLSICYLPHIVISVVHYVYSFSDKSFYVEYKLSLAMNSFNCCFDPLVYYFGSKEFRRKIQEKLCRCVVASFSENTPIFSEHDMQITPIANVPKK, encoded by the coding sequence ATGTCTCACCCTCAAAACCTCACACTTTCCTGGTCTTCAAGAAGATATGCAGAGTTGTCTGCCATAACTCCTAAAGGAAATGTGACCAACACCACAATTGAGATGCTTCAGAGTAGTATGCTTCAAATTACTTTGCCCATTCTCTTCTCCATTATTTTTAGCATCAGTATCCCTCTCAACTGTGCTTCCTTATGGTTCCTTTGGTGGTATTCAAGGCCTTGGACTCCCATCATTGTGTTTTCCATCAACCTGACAATCGCGGACTTACTCTACAGTATGCTCCTCCCCTTTCAAATAATCTACCACCTGAAGAAAAACAATTGGCTCTTTGGGGATGCTCTGTGCCGTGTTATCACTGTTCTTTTCTATGGAAATATGCACTGTTCCATGTTAACCATGATGAGTATCAGCATTGAACGCTATCTGGGGATAGTCCATCCCCTGCATTACAAAGTCATGAGGCCAATCAGAACTTCCCTCTTGACCTGCATTGTTATCTGGGCACTCGTTTTATTGCCACTCATCCCTCTCATGAAGCATAATCTCACCATTCATGTTCAACAGCTGTCAATAATTACTTGCTTTGATGTTTTGCCTCAAAAAATGTTTGAAGGGACAAATCATTTCATTGCTTACTTTGGCTCCAatacatttttcttctttttcctccctttAATAGTCATGGGATTCTGCTACATCTCAATCATTCTAACTCTTCTCCATTCCTCTTCTACACAACTCACAGAAACCAAGAGGCATACTGTCTATTTGATAATCGTGTTGCTGGTGGTGCTCTCCATTTGTTACCTGCCCCATATTGTCATATCAGTGGTCCATTATGTCTATAGTTTTAGTGACAAGTCATTTTATGTGGAATATAAACTTTCACTTGCAATGAATAGCTTCAACTGCTGTTTTGACCCACTGGTTTATTACTTTGGCTCCAAGGAATTTCGACGAAAGATACAAGAGAAGCTCTGCAGATGTGTGGTTGCTAGCTTCAGTGAAAATACCCCCATCTTTTCAGAACATGACATGCAAATAACGCCAATAGCAAATGTGCCAAAGAAGTAG